Proteins co-encoded in one Mycobacterium mantenii genomic window:
- a CDS encoding SRPBCC family protein, giving the protein MLTADRTIAAPPAAVWELLVDLDAWPKWGPTIRRARLDRPHTELGLHATGTVQTSLLVAVPFEVTEFEPGRHWAWKVAGVPATRHRVDPVGGGARVSIAVPWWSAPYLTVCSVAVRRIDAMLTGG; this is encoded by the coding sequence ATGCTGACCGCCGATCGCACGATCGCGGCACCGCCCGCGGCGGTGTGGGAATTGCTGGTCGACCTGGACGCGTGGCCGAAGTGGGGTCCGACGATTCGGCGGGCCCGGCTCGACCGGCCGCACACCGAGCTGGGTCTGCACGCGACCGGCACCGTGCAGACCTCCCTGCTGGTCGCGGTTCCGTTCGAGGTCACCGAGTTCGAGCCGGGCCGCCACTGGGCGTGGAAAGTGGCCGGTGTGCCGGCGACCCGGCACCGGGTGGACCCGGTGGGCGGCGGCGCGCGGGTGAGCATCGCGGTGCCGTGGTGGTCCGCTCCCTACCTGACGGTGTGCTCCGTCGCCGTGCGCCGCATCGACGCAATGCTGACCGGCGGCTAG
- a CDS encoding GNAT family N-acetyltransferase, which yields MSIASVLIPSDKPSGVAAGSSAAPRYSLLLSTDPGMIEAAQRLRYDVFTSTPGFALPVADDERRDADRFDEFCDHLLVRDDDTGELVGCYRMLAPAGAIAAGGLYTATEFDIRALDPLRPSLVEMGRAAVRDGHRNGGVVLLMWAGILAYLDRYGYDYVTGCVSVPIGGESDAQVPGSQLRGVRDFILSRHAAPPEYRVYPHRPVVVDGTRLDDIAPSARPSVPALMRGYLRLGAQVCGEPAHDPDFGVGDFCVLLDKAHADTRYLKRLRSVSTVAELADGTAGCER from the coding sequence ATGAGCATTGCTTCTGTCCTCATACCCAGCGACAAGCCGAGCGGTGTGGCGGCCGGCTCCTCGGCCGCACCGCGCTACTCCCTGTTGTTGTCCACCGACCCCGGCATGATCGAGGCGGCGCAACGACTCCGATACGACGTGTTCACCAGCACTCCCGGCTTCGCGCTGCCGGTCGCTGACGACGAGCGGCGGGATGCCGACAGGTTCGACGAGTTCTGCGACCACCTGCTGGTGCGCGACGACGACACCGGTGAGCTGGTCGGTTGCTACCGCATGCTGGCGCCGGCTGGGGCCATCGCGGCGGGCGGGCTCTACACCGCCACCGAGTTCGACATCCGCGCGCTCGACCCGCTGCGGCCGTCCCTGGTGGAGATGGGGCGCGCCGCGGTGCGCGACGGGCATCGCAACGGTGGCGTCGTGCTGTTGATGTGGGCGGGAATCCTGGCCTACCTGGACCGCTACGGCTACGACTACGTGACCGGATGCGTGTCGGTGCCCATCGGCGGCGAATCCGACGCTCAGGTACCGGGCAGCCAGCTGCGCGGCGTCCGCGACTTCATCCTGAGCCGGCACGCCGCACCCCCGGAATACCGGGTCTACCCGCACCGCCCGGTGGTGGTCGACGGGACGCGGCTCGACGACATCGCGCCGTCCGCGCGGCCCTCGGTCCCCGCGCTGATGCGCGGTTACCTGCGGCTGGGCGCCCAGGTGTGCGGCGAACCCGCGCACGACCCGGATTTCGGGGTCGGTGATTTCTGCGTCCTGCTGGACAAGGCGCACGCCGACACCCGATATCTCAAACGACTCCGATCGGTGTCCACCGTTGCCGAGCTGGCCGACGGAACGGCGGGTTGCGAGCGATGA
- a CDS encoding electron transfer flavoprotein subunit beta/FixA family protein, with product MTNIVVLIKQVPDTWSERKLTDGDYTLDREAADAVLDEINERAVEEALQIREREGGEGSVTVLTAGPERATEAIRKALSMGADKAVHLKDDGMHGSDVVQTGWALARALGTIEGTELVIAGNEATDGTGGAVPAVIAEYLGLPQLTHVRKLSIEGDKVTGERETDEGVFTLEATLPAVVSVTEKINEPRFPSFKGIMAAKKKEVTVLTLAEIGVESDEVGLENAGSTVLSSTPKPPKTAGEKVTDEGEGGNDVAKYLVAQKII from the coding sequence ATGACGAACATCGTGGTCCTGATCAAGCAGGTCCCAGACACCTGGTCGGAGCGCAAGCTCACTGACGGCGATTACACGTTGGACCGTGAGGCCGCCGACGCGGTGCTGGACGAGATCAACGAGCGCGCCGTCGAAGAGGCCTTGCAGATCCGCGAGCGCGAGGGCGGCGAGGGCTCGGTGACCGTGCTGACCGCAGGCCCCGAGCGCGCGACCGAGGCCATCCGCAAGGCGCTGTCGATGGGCGCCGACAAGGCCGTCCACCTCAAGGACGACGGCATGCACGGTTCCGACGTGGTCCAGACCGGGTGGGCCCTGGCGCGTGCACTGGGCACCATCGAGGGCACCGAGCTGGTCATCGCCGGCAACGAGGCCACCGACGGCACCGGCGGTGCGGTTCCGGCCGTCATCGCCGAATACCTGGGCTTGCCGCAGCTCACGCACGTGCGCAAGCTCTCCATCGAGGGCGACAAGGTCACCGGCGAGCGGGAGACCGACGAGGGCGTGTTCACCCTCGAGGCCACCCTGCCCGCGGTGGTCAGCGTCACCGAGAAGATCAACGAGCCGCGCTTCCCCTCCTTCAAGGGCATCATGGCCGCCAAGAAGAAAGAGGTCACGGTGCTGACCCTCGCCGAGATCGGCGTCGAGAGCGACGAGGTCGGGCTGGAAAACGCCGGCTCGACCGTGCTGTCGTCGACGCCCAAGCCGCCGAAGACCGCGGGTGAGAAGGTCACCGACGAGGGCGAGGGCGGTAACGACGTCGCCAAGTACCTGGTTGCCCAGAAGATCATCTGA
- a CDS encoding electron transfer flavoprotein subunit alpha/FixB family protein: MAEVLVLVEHTEGALKKVTSELITAARALGEPAAVVVGAPGTAAPLVDGLKEAGAAKIYVAESDDVDKYLITPVVDVLASLAESNSPAAVILSANADGKEIAGRLAARIGSGLLVDVVDVKEGNKATYSIFGGAFTVEAQANGDTPVITVRAGAIDAEPQAGAGEEVKVDVPAPAENATKITAREPAVAGDRPELTEATIVVSGGRGVGSAENFSVVEELADSLGAAVGASRAAVDSGYYPGQFQVGQTGKTVSPQLYIALGISGAIQHRAGMQTSKTIIAVNKDEEAPIFEIADYGVVGDLFKVAPQLTEAIKTRKG, translated from the coding sequence ATGGCTGAAGTATTGGTGCTCGTCGAGCACACCGAAGGTGCGCTGAAGAAGGTCACCTCCGAACTGATCACCGCCGCCCGCGCGCTGGGCGAGCCCGCCGCCGTCGTGGTCGGCGCTCCCGGGACCGCCGCGCCCCTAGTCGACGGGCTCAAGGAGGCCGGCGCCGCCAAGATCTACGTCGCCGAGTCCGACGACGTCGACAAATACCTGATCACTCCGGTGGTCGACGTGCTGGCCTCGCTCGCCGAGTCCAACTCGCCCGCCGCGGTGATCCTGTCCGCCAACGCCGACGGCAAGGAGATCGCCGGCCGGCTGGCGGCCCGCATCGGTTCGGGCCTGCTGGTCGACGTGGTCGACGTCAAGGAAGGCAACAAGGCGACCTACTCCATCTTCGGTGGCGCGTTCACCGTGGAGGCGCAGGCCAACGGCGACACCCCGGTGATCACGGTGCGCGCCGGCGCGATCGACGCCGAGCCGCAGGCCGGCGCCGGCGAAGAGGTCAAGGTCGACGTCCCGGCCCCCGCCGAGAACGCCACCAAGATCACCGCCCGCGAGCCCGCGGTCGCCGGCGATCGTCCGGAACTGACCGAGGCCACCATCGTCGTCTCCGGTGGTCGCGGTGTCGGCAGCGCGGAGAACTTCAGCGTCGTCGAGGAGCTGGCCGACTCGCTGGGCGCGGCCGTCGGTGCGTCGCGCGCCGCCGTCGACTCCGGCTACTACCCGGGCCAGTTCCAGGTGGGCCAGACCGGTAAGACGGTCTCGCCGCAGCTCTACATCGCGCTGGGCATCTCCGGTGCCATCCAGCACCGCGCGGGCATGCAGACGTCCAAGACGATCATCGCGGTCAACAAGGACGAAGAGGCGCCCATCTTCGAGATCGCCGACTACGGCGTGGTGGGCGACCTGTTCAAGGTCGCCCCGCAGCTGACCGAGGCGATCAAGACACGCAAGGGCTGA
- a CDS encoding class I SAM-dependent methyltransferase, whose amino-acid sequence MSALVPDVPQHTPGDTAPAGDAVMMLTGERTIPGLDIENYWFRRHEVVYQRLAERCVDADVLEAGCGEGYGADLISGVARRVIAVDYDEAAVAHVRSRYPRVDVMQANLARLPLPNASVDIVVNFQVIEHLWDQTQFVVECARVLRPSGLLMMSTPNRITFSPGRDTPINPFHTRELNAAELTQLLVDGGFADVSISGLFHGPRLRAMDARHGGSIIDAQIQCAMAADPGAPWPPELAADVAAVTTADFDLVEAGVGAGTGHHIDDSLDLIAIAVAP is encoded by the coding sequence ATGAGCGCACTCGTCCCTGACGTCCCGCAGCACACCCCCGGCGACACCGCGCCGGCGGGTGACGCGGTGATGATGCTGACGGGTGAGCGCACCATCCCCGGTTTGGACATCGAGAACTACTGGTTCCGCCGCCACGAGGTCGTCTACCAGCGACTCGCCGAGCGATGCGTGGATGCCGACGTCCTCGAGGCCGGCTGCGGCGAGGGCTACGGCGCCGACCTGATTTCCGGCGTCGCCCGCCGCGTCATCGCCGTGGACTACGACGAAGCCGCGGTGGCCCATGTCCGCAGCCGCTACCCCCGGGTCGACGTCATGCAGGCGAACCTCGCACGGCTGCCGCTGCCCAACGCGTCGGTGGATATTGTGGTCAACTTCCAGGTGATCGAACATCTGTGGGACCAAACACAGTTCGTCGTCGAATGCGCCCGGGTGCTGCGGCCGTCGGGGCTGCTGATGATGTCCACGCCCAACCGCATCACCTTCTCGCCGGGCCGCGACACCCCGATCAACCCCTTCCACACCCGGGAACTCAACGCGGCCGAGCTGACCCAGCTGCTCGTCGACGGCGGCTTCGCCGACGTGTCGATCAGCGGCCTGTTCCACGGGCCGCGGCTGCGCGCGATGGACGCCCGGCACGGCGGCTCGATCATCGACGCGCAGATCCAGTGCGCAATGGCCGCTGACCCCGGGGCACCGTGGCCGCCGGAGCTGGCGGCCGACGTCGCCGCGGTCACCACCGCGGACTTCGACCTGGTCGAGGCGGGCGTGGGTGCGGGCACCGGCCACCACATCGACGACAGCCTCGACCTGATCGCGATCGCGGTAGCGCCGTGA